In one Vanessa tameamea isolate UH-Manoa-2023 chromosome 10, ilVanTame1 primary haplotype, whole genome shotgun sequence genomic region, the following are encoded:
- the LOC113392341 gene encoding protein decapentaplegic: MRGACACAVVCALVALCAAAGLDEATRAAAEKQLLALLGLPRRPPPRNRPPPPVPRAMRLLYDEQNAFPAAAANTARSFYHTPTDLDDRFPGEHRFRLFFNISGVPSDEVARGADLKFQRAVGTTGKQRLLLYDVVRPGRRGQTEPILRLLDSIPLRPAEGIVTADALGAVRRWLKEPKHNHGLLVRVLEEDSINTNAKFPHVRVRRRTTEENEEWRAVQPLLMLYTEDERARAARELGETRLTRNKRAAQRKGHRAHHRRKEAREICQRRPLFVDFADVGWSDWIVAPQGYDAYYCQGDCPFPLADHLNGTNHAIVQTLVNSVNPAAVPKACCVPTQLSSISMLYMDEVNNVVLKNYQDMMVVGCGCR; this comes from the coding sequence ATGCGTGGGGCGTGCGCGTGCGCGGTGGTGTGCGCGTTGGTGGCGCTTTGCGCGGCCGCGGGGTTGGACGAGGCGACGCGCGCCGCCGCCGAAAAGCAGTTGCTTGCGCTGCTGGGACTGCCACGCCGGCCGCCGCCTCGCAATCGGCCGCCTCCGCCTGTGCCCCGCGCCATGCGCCTGCTGTATGATGAACAAAACGCTTTTCCCGCCGCAGCGGCCAACACGGCGCGGTCTTTCTACCATACGCCCACCGATCTCGATGACCGCTTCCCGGGCGAGCATCGCTTCCgcctattttttaatataagcggTGTGCCATCCGATGAAGTCGCGCGTGGCGCGGACCTCAAGTTCCAAAGGGCCGTCGGTACGACGGGCAAGCAAAGATTGTTGCTGTATGATGTCGTACGACCTGGGCGGCGTGGGCAAACTGAGCCCATTTTAAGACTTTTAGACTCTATACCTCTTAGGCCCGCTGAAGGCATCGTAACTGCAGATGCTTTAGGGGCGGTTCGAAGATGGCTGAAAGAGCCAAAACACAATCATGGACTATTAGTGCGTGTTTTAGAGGAAGACTCGATAAATACAAATGCAAAATTCCCCCATGTGCGAGTTCGAAGACGCACAACAGAGGAGAACGAAGAATGGCGAGCAGTTCAGCCATTACTTATGCTCTACACTGAAGATGAAAGAGCGAGAGCCGCAAGAGAACTCGGCGAGACGCGATTAACGCGAAATAAACGAGCTGCGCAGCGAAAAGGTCATCGGGCTCATCATCGGCGTAAAGAGGCTCGTGAGATTTGCCAGCGACGACCACTATTTGTTGATTTCGCTGATGTTGGCTGGAGTGATTGGATCGTAGCCCCACAAGGTTACGACGCTTATTACTGCCAAGGAGACTGTCCCTTCCCGTTGGCGGATCATTTAAACGGCACAAATCATGCGATCGTGCAGACTCTTGTTAACTCAGTGAACCCCGCAGCGGTGCCAAAAGCGTGTTGCGTTCCTACGCAACTTTCTTCTATATCAATGTTATATATGGACGAAGTGAACAATGTGGTGCTTAAAAATTATCAAGACATGATGGTAGTTGGTTGTGGTTGCCGATGA